One Xyrauchen texanus isolate HMW12.3.18 chromosome 34, RBS_HiC_50CHRs, whole genome shotgun sequence genomic window carries:
- the LOC127627418 gene encoding serine/threonine-protein kinase MARK2-like isoform X7, translating to MSTRTPLLQIDQSHSESKPTVRSNMPHSTADEQPHIGCYRLLKTIGKGNFAKVKLAKHILTGKEVAVKIIDKTQLNSSSLQKLFREVMIMKLLNHPNIVKLFEVIETEKTLYLVMEYASGGEVFDYLVAHGRMKEKEARAKFRQIVSAVQYCHQKCIVHRDLKAENLLLDADMNIKIADFGFSNEFTLGNKLDTFCGSPPYAAPELFQGKKYDGPEVDVWSLGVILYTLVSGSLPFDGQNLKELRERVLRGKYRIPFYMSTDCENLLKKFLILNPTKRGSLEQQIMKDRWMNVGHEDDELKPYIEPQPDYKDPKRTGQHPSSAGGWKRDIMLRMGYSLDEIQDSLINQRYNDVMATYLLLDYRNSELDELSIKPRLGTDLTNNAQSPSHKGQRSSSNLKSRRSTDQSSSKRPQGDSKHIAGSGSSTKVPPSPLISGDHKKTPTPSTNSILSSGTSRSRNSPITERATLGVQNGKDSLNTPGSRSSTASAATVLATSSRTRHHKSMSTSSHPSPPDIHIHRPSTAQQRVPLVSPSAQNINISSMADRTNFSRGVISRSTFHAGQQRATRDQQASAYNDPSASPSLSHGNSHVRRPGTGIFSKFTSKFVRRPMLSTADKMEKGTQGLPVDENKDSFSSSSPASSTPSSTLASKDTKPRSLRFTWSMKTTSSMEPNEMMKEIRKVLDSNSCEYELRERFMLLCVSGNPTHDDFVQWEMEVCKLPRLSLNGVRFKRISGTSIAFKNIASKIANELKL from the exons GTGGCAGTGAAAATCATAGACAAGACTCAGCTCAACTCCTCAAGTCTTCAAAAG CTATTTCGGGAAGTGATGATCATGAAGCTGTTGAATCACCCAAATATTG TGAAGTTATTTGAAGTGATTGAGACAGAGAAGACCCTCTACTTGGTGATGGAATATGCCAGTGGAG GTGAGGTGTTTGATTACCTCGTAGCCCATGGTAGAATGAAAGAGAAAGAGGCCAGAGCCAAATTTAGACAG ATTGTTTCGGCGGTGCAGTACTGTCATCAAAAGTGCATCGTCCACAGAGACCTTAAG GCGGAGAACCTACTCCTGGATGCAGACATGAACATAAAAATAGCTGATTTTGGCTTTAGTAATGAGTTCACACTGGGCAACAAACTAGATACATTTTGTGGCAGCCCTCCCTATGCTGCCCCCGAGCTCTTTCAGGGCAAAAAGTATGATGGGCCGGAGGTGGACGTCTGGAGCCTGGGGGTTATACTGTACACACTGGTCAGTGGTTCTTTGCCATTTGATGGACAGAACCTAAAG GAGCTGCGAGAACGGGTTTTGAGGGGCAAGTACAGAATTCCCTTCTACATGTCCACAGATTGTGAGAATTTACTGAAGAAATTCCTTATACTCAACCCAACCAAGAGAGGGAGCCTTGAG CAGCAGATCATGAAGGACAGGTGGATGAATGTGGGCCATGAGGATGATGAGCTGAAGCCCTACATCGAACCCCAACCTGACTACAAGGACCCTAAGAGGACAGGTCAGCACCCCAGCAGTGCGGGGGGTTGGAAGAGAG ATATAATGCTACGTATGGGATATTCTCTAGATGAGATACAGGACTCCCTTATCAACCAAAGATACAATGATGTCATGGCAACTTACTTATTACTGGACTATAGAAACTCTGAG CTGGATGAGCTCTCAATAAAGCCCCGCCTAGGCACTGACCTCACAAACAATGCCCAATCACCTTCTCACAAGGGACAACGTAGTTCCTCCAATCTGAAGTCCCGCAGATCAACAGACCAAA GTTCCTCCAAGCGTCCTCAGGGTGACAGTAAGCACATTGCTGGTTCAGGCAGCTCCACTAAAGTCCCTCCCAGCCCACTGATCTCCGGAGACCATAAGAAGACTCCTACCCCTTCCACC AACAGCATCCTCTCCTCAGGCACCAGCCGCAGCAGGAACTCTCCAATCACCGAGAGAGCCACTCTGGGAGTACAGAATGGCAAGGACAG CCTGAACACTCCAGGGTCCCGCTCATCCACCGCCTCAGCAGCCACGGTCCTCGCCACCTCATCCCGCACCCGCCACCACAAGTCCATGTCCACCTCCTCCCATCCAAGCCCCCCAGACATCCACATACATCGCCCCAG CACAGCCCAGCAGAGAGTGCCATTGGTGTCTCCCTCAGCACAGAACATAAACATTTCCTCAATGGCAGACCGTACCAACTTCTCCAGAGGGGTGATTAGCAGAAGCACTTTCCACGCAGGCCAACAGAGAGCCACACGAGACCAACAAGCCTCAGCATACAATGACCCCTCTGCCTCTCCTTCTCTTTCCCATGGCAACAGCCATGTGCGCCGTCCCGGAACAGGCATCTTTAGCAAGTTTACTTCCAAATTTGTACGCAG ACCCATGTTGAGCACAGCAGACAAGATGGAGAAAGGTACCCAGGGGCTGCCAGTAGATGAAAACAAGGACTCCTTTTCTTCCTCATCTCCAGCGTCCAGCACTCCTTCGTCCACCCTGGCCTCCAAGGACACCAAGCCACGCTCCCTACGCTTCACCTGGAGCATGAAGACCACATCCTCCATGGAGCCCAACGAAATGATGAAGGAGATCCGGAAAGTTCTGGACTCCAACAGCTGCGAGTACGAATTGCGCGAGCGCTTCATGCTCCTATGTGTTTCGGGCAACCCCACGCACGATGACTTTGTCCAATGGGAGATGGAGGTGTGCAAGCTACCTCGCCTCTCGCTCAACGGGGTGCGCTTTAAAAGGATCTCCGGCACCTCCATTGCCTTCAAGAACATTGCCTCTAAGATCGCCAATGAACTAAAACTGTGA